In the genome of Lysobacter sp. BMK333-48F3, the window TCCCACGGCATCGTCAAGCACAGCGCCGAGGACGGCCCGGGCCACCACGAGGAAAGCGAGTCCAAGCCGGCCGAAGGCGGCGAGGGCGAGGGCAAGTCCGACGCCCTGGCCGAGTTCGCCAGCAACCTCAACCAGCTCGCCCGCGAAGGCAAGATCGACCCGCTGGTCGGCCGCGCCGACGAGGTCGAGCGCACCATCCAGGTGCTGTGCCGCCGGCGCAAGAACAACCCGCTCTACGTCGGCGAGGCCGGCGTGGGCAAGACCGCGATCGCCGAAGGCCTGGCCAAGCGCATCGTCGACGGCGAGGTGCCGGAGGTGCTGCGCAACGCCACCATCTTCGCCCTCGACCTGGGCGCGCTGGTCGCCGGCACCAAGTACCGGGGCGACTTCGAGAAGCGGCTCAAGGCGGTGCTGGCCCAGCTCAAGCGCCAACCCGAGGCGATCCTGTTCGTCGACGAGATCCACACCATCATCGGCGCCGGCTCGGCCAGCGGCGGGACCATGGACGCCAGCAACCTGATCAAGCCGGCGCTGTCCTCCGGCGAGCTGCGCTGCATCGGTTCGACCACCTTCCAGGAATACCGCGGCATCTTCGAGAAGGACCGAGCCCTGGCGCGGCGCTTCCAGAAGATCGACATCGTCGAGCCGACCGTCGGCGAGACCTACCAGATCCTGCAGGGGCTCAAGCCCAAGTACGAGTCGCACCACGGCGTGACCTACGCCGACGAGGCGCTGCAGGCCGCGGTCGACCTGTCGGTCAAGCACATCGGCGACCGCCTGCTGCCGGACAAGGCCATCGACGTCATCGACGAGGCCGGCGCGCGCCAGCGGCTGCTGCCGGAAGGCGTGCGCAAGCAGCTGATCGACATCGAGGAGATCGAGATGATCGTGGCCAAGATGGCGCGCATCCCGACCAAGCAGGTCTCGGCCAGCGACAAGGACGTGCTCAAGAACCTCGAGCGCAACCTCAAGATGGTGATCTTCGGCCAGGATCCGGCGATCGAGACCCTGGCCTCGGCGATCAAGCTGGCGCGTTCGGGCCTGGGCAATCCGGACAAGCCGATCGGCAACTTCCTGTTCGCCGGCCCGACCGGCGTCGGCAAGACCGAGGTCACCAAGCAGCTGGCGCTGCAACTGGGCATCGAGCTGGTGCGCTTCGACATGTCCGAATACATGGAGCCGCATTCGGTCAGCCGCCTGATCGGCGCGCCCCCGGGCTACGTCGGTTTCGACCAGGGCGGCCTGCTGACCGAGAAGATCGTCAAGACCCCGCACTGCGTGCTGCTGCTGGACGAAGTCGAGAAGGCGCATCCGGACATCTTCAACATCCTGTTGCAGGTCATGGACCGCGGCACGCTGACCGACACCAACGGCCGCGAAGCCAACTTCAAGAACGTGATCCTGGTGATGACCACCAACGCCGGCGCGGCCCAGGCGGCGCGGCGCTCGATCGGCTTCACCAAGCAGGACCATTCGACCGACGCGATGGAGACCATCCGCAAGAGCTTCAGCCCGGAATTCCGCAACCGCCTGGATGCGGTGGTGCAGTTCCAGGCGCTGGCCTTCGAACACATCCTGCGCGTGGTCGACAAGTTCCTGATCGAACTGGAAGCGCAGTTGCACGAGAAGAACGTCACCTTGACCGCGACCCCGACCGCGCGCGACTGGCTGGCCCAGCACGGCTTCGACCCGCTGATGGGCGCGCGGCCGATGGCGCGGGTGATCCAGGACAAGGTCAAGCGGCCGCTCGCCGACGAACTGCTGTTCGGCAAGCTGGTCGACGGCGGCCGGGTCACCATCGACGTGCAGGACGACGAACTGGTCGTGCGTACCCAGGCCGAGCCGGAGCGGCTGTTGCCGGTCTCGGTCTGAGCCGGGGCCGCTTTGCCGTGTTTGGCGGTTAGCGCCCGCCGCGGCGCGGCCGCCGTCCCTGAAACCGTCCCTTGCGGCCGCCGTGTGCGGCCGCAAGCGTTTGCGCGCCAAGGATTCGCCGCCGCTGCCGCGCGCCGCCCGCGCGCCCGTCGCAGCCGGACGCCGGTCGCGGCTTCGGCGCGGGCACCTGTCCAAATGCGCAGTAGGCCGTAAATCGGCCGCTCCGGCGGTGCTAGCGTCGCCGCTGGTCCGCAAGCACGCGGACCGACGGTCCACGGCGGATCGTCCACTCTGATCGGGAGTCGGTCTATGAGAGTGTCCATGCTGTCCCGGGCGGCGCTGGCCGCCTTCGTGTTCGCCTGCAGCGCGGCGACGGCGTTCTCCGCCGAAAACCCCTGCCAAACCTGCTATGCGACCTACGACCGCTGCCAACGGCTCGGTCTGGAGAACTGCGAAGCCAGGCTCGACCTGTGCCTGCGCCGCAATAACTGTCCGTTGCAGTAAACGCCACCGTCGGTCCGCGTCCGGCGCGTCCGCAGGGATGTGCCTGCCGGTCGCGCCGTGCGCAGGACGACGCCATCGCAAGACTCACAAGGAAGGAGCCATCGCATGTCGTTTCGCAAGTTGTCGCTGACCGCCGTCGCCGCGTTCGTGTTCGCCACTTCGGCGGTCGCCGCGACCCGCATCCCGGTTTCGCCGTGCCAGGTCTGCCGCGCCGCCTACCAGCAGTGCATGCTCGACCCGACCCTGGAATGCGAATCGGAATTCAGCCGCTGCCTGATCCAGGCCGGCTGTCCGCTCGAATAAGTCCGCCTCGTCCAACGCACGATAGAGAGGGAGTTCGCCATGAAGCTACGCCGTGTGACTCTGGCCGCCGTCGCGGCCTTCGTATTCTCCAGCGCCGCGACCCTGAGCGCGGTCGCCGCCGATCCTTGCGACACCTGCTGGCAGCGCTACAACCGCTGCATCGAAGTCGGCTCCGACCCGGGCTATTGCGAATACCGGGTG includes:
- the clpA gene encoding ATP-dependent Clp protease ATP-binding subunit ClpA, which codes for MFSKDLEYSIGQCYKRAREARHEYMTVEHLLLALLDNPSAEAVLKATGADFARLRTDLEQAIATSVQVLPDDVDRDTQPTLGFQRVLQRAVYHVQSSGKKEVTGANVLVAIFGEKDSHAVYFLNQQDVARLDVVNYLSHGIVKHSAEDGPGHHEESESKPAEGGEGEGKSDALAEFASNLNQLAREGKIDPLVGRADEVERTIQVLCRRRKNNPLYVGEAGVGKTAIAEGLAKRIVDGEVPEVLRNATIFALDLGALVAGTKYRGDFEKRLKAVLAQLKRQPEAILFVDEIHTIIGAGSASGGTMDASNLIKPALSSGELRCIGSTTFQEYRGIFEKDRALARRFQKIDIVEPTVGETYQILQGLKPKYESHHGVTYADEALQAAVDLSVKHIGDRLLPDKAIDVIDEAGARQRLLPEGVRKQLIDIEEIEMIVAKMARIPTKQVSASDKDVLKNLERNLKMVIFGQDPAIETLASAIKLARSGLGNPDKPIGNFLFAGPTGVGKTEVTKQLALQLGIELVRFDMSEYMEPHSVSRLIGAPPGYVGFDQGGLLTEKIVKTPHCVLLLDEVEKAHPDIFNILLQVMDRGTLTDTNGREANFKNVILVMTTNAGAAQAARRSIGFTKQDHSTDAMETIRKSFSPEFRNRLDAVVQFQALAFEHILRVVDKFLIELEAQLHEKNVTLTATPTARDWLAQHGFDPLMGARPMARVIQDKVKRPLADELLFGKLVDGGRVTIDVQDDELVVRTQAEPERLLPVSV